One window from the genome of Pyrus communis chromosome 16, drPyrComm1.1, whole genome shotgun sequence encodes:
- the LOC137721023 gene encoding protein LEAD-SENSITIVE 1-like, which produces MGLLSNRISREELQPGDHIYAYRKAHAYSHHGDYLITKKIKILHSFSLFTRIYVGEGRVIHFVKTKGKGKTSSKRKPPCSDCKNDPNTARGVLKTCVDCFLKGHGLFRFEYNVSHDRFNIKNKGTCSTESCYPGGETVRRASEIFDKDPNHGTGFGEYDLLKNNCEDFASYCKRGTNVSEQVVRVSSVGNSFADSSNSSCTSSAASPTGIDDAATSKTAFLISKATSFFSSVS; this is translated from the exons atgggtctATTGTCAAACAGGATTTCCAGGGAGGAGCTCCAGCCGGGAGATCACATTTATGCTTATAGAAAAGCGCATGCATACTCCCACCACGGTGAttatttaattacaaaaaaaataaaaattttgcattctttttctctttttacac GCATATACGTGGGGGAAGGTAGGGTTATTCATTTCGTTAAAACAAAGGGAAAAGGGAAAACAAGTAGTAAGAGAAAGCCTCCATGCAGCGACTGCAAGAACGACCCAAACACGGCACGCGGAGTGCTAAAAACCTGCGTCGATTGCTTCCTGAAAGGTCACGGCCTTTTTCGATTCGAATACAACGTGTCTCACGATCGCTTCAATATCAAAAACAAGGGGACTTGCAGCACTGAGAGTTGTTATCCGGGAGGCGAAACGGTTCGTCGTGCCTCAGAGATTTTCGACAAGGATCCGAATCATGGGACGGGTTTCGGTGAATATGATTTGCTTAAAAACAACTGCGAGGACTTTGCCAGCTATTGCAAAAGAGGCACGAACGTGAGCGAGCAGGTTGTGAGGGTTTCGTCTGTGGGGAATAGTTTTGCAGATTCATCAAATAGTAGTTGTACTAGTAGTGCTGCTTCTCCAACCGGAATTGATGATGCTGCTACTTCCAAGACTGCTTTTCTTATTTCCAAGGctacttctttcttttcttctgtgTCTTGA
- the LOC137720355 gene encoding large ribosomal subunit protein eL13z, with the protein MVKHNNVIPSSHFRKHWQNYVKTWFNQPARKTRRRTARQKKAVKIFPRPTTGPLRPIVHGQTLKYNMKVRAGRGFTLEELKSAGIPKKLAPTIGISVDHRRKNRSLEGLQANVQRLKTYKAKLVVFPRRAKHIKAGDSSAEELANATQLQAPYLPIAREKPTVELVKITDELKSFKAYDKLRVERMNQRHVGARLKKAAEAEKEEKK; encoded by the exons ATGGTGAAGCACAACAACGTTATCCCGAGCTCTCACTTCAGGAAGCATTGGCAGAACTATGTCAAGACCTGGTTTAACCAACCTGCTAGGAAGACCCGGAGGAGAACTG CTCGCCAGAAGAAGGCTGTGAAAATCTTCCCTCGTCCAACCACTGGTCCCCTCCGTCCCATTGTACACGGACAGACTCTGAAGTATAACATGAAAGTGAGAGCTGGTAgaggctttactcttgaagaaTTGAAG TCTGCTGGAATTCCAAAGAAACTTGCACCTACCATTGGAATTTCTGTTGATCATCGTAGGAAGAATCGTTCTCTGGAGGGTCTTCAAGCTAATGTTCAGCGTCTGAAGACATACAAGGCCAAATTAGTGGTCTTCCCAAGACGCGCTAAGCATATCAAG GCTGGTGATTCTTCTGCAGAGGAGCTTGCCAACGCCACCCAGCTCCAAGCTCCCTACCTTCCAATTGCACGTGAGAAGCCTACGGTTGAGCTTGTGAAGATTACTGATGAGCTGAAATCATTCAAGGCTTATGACAAACTACGTGTGGAGAGGATGAACCAACGCCATGTTGGTGCCAGGCTCAAGAAGGCAGCAGAGGCCgagaaggaagagaagaagTAG
- the LOC137720353 gene encoding protein AGENET DOMAIN (AGD)-CONTAINING P1-like, protein MADAHFEVGDEVEVTSPIHNMRGTTFPAKIVAKSRTKSKFKVEYNRAKARIDRKIGGGHKGGNTALREEVDAALLRPSPPRESDYRFKLGDVVDAFFCGGWWEGVVVTDVLVYNTFGVYFRFAKEKFEFEPEELRLHREWVNGSWIPPLQQGDVLDAEEPKIRMKEELIEGTAVEVCTDEDGFQGAWFAANIVEVMERDKFLIRYKAIKTDDNRELLTEEVDAMHVRPRPPKVVVAGSFSLTEEVDAFYNDGWWEGVIRKVLHGRRYKVYFKGTDDELLLQHSDLRPRQDWIDRTWVMASQALKH, encoded by the exons ATGGCGGACGCCCACTTCGAGGTAGGCGACGAGGTGGAGGTCACATCCCCAATCCACAACATGCGCGGCACGACATTCCCGGCGAAAATCGTCGCCAAGTCGAGAACCAAATCGAAATTCAAAGTCGAATACAACAGAGCGAAGGCTCGGATCGATCGCAAGATCGGCGGCGGCCACAAGGGTGGCAATACAGCCTTGAGGGAAGAGGTCGACGCTGCGCTCCTCCGTCCGTCGCCGCCGCGAGAGAGCGACTACCGGTTCAAATTAGGCGACGTGGTTGACGCCTTCTTTTGCGGCGGGTGGTGGGAGGGCGTCGTAGTCACTGACGTCTTGGTGTACAACACGTTCGGGGTTTACTTCCGGTTCGCCAAGGAGAAGTTTGAGTTCGAGCCGGAGGAACTACGCCTTCACCGGGAGTGGGTCAATGGGTCCTGGATCCCACCTCTTCAACAAGGA GATGTCTTAGATGCCGAAGAACCAAAGATTCGGATGAAAGAGGAATTGATCGAAGGAACAGCGGTTGAGGTTTGCACTGACGAAGATGGATTTCAAGGTGCTTGGTTTGCTGCTAATATTGTCGAAGTAATGGAAAGGGACAAGTTTCTCATTCGATATAAGGCAATAAAAACAGATGATAACAGAGAGTTGTTGACGGAAGAGGTTGACGCAATGCACGTAAGGCCTCGTCCTCCAAAAGTTGTTGTGGCTGGAAGTTTCAGTCTGACGGAAGAGGTTGATGCTTTCTATAATGATGGCTGGTGGGAAGGTGTGATACGCAAGGTCCTTCACGGCCGAAGGTACAAAGTTTACTTCAAAGGTACAGACGACGAACTGCTGCTTCAGCACTCTGATTTGAGGCCACGCCAGGATTGGATAGATAGAACATGGGTTATGGCTTCTCAG GCATTGAAGCATTGA
- the LOC137719677 gene encoding uncharacterized protein: MATTLRCPQGAVPLPWRGRRPNGGRGPRHCQVPNIKAFQRSDIGSFAKDAWRSANDGFERFLFEAKKTAERLDRQYALSRRFDTIARSAVDRAREIDRELEIGTRWRAFSVDFSRNWPRYRKQLSEFMEAPLGRSFATIFFLWFALSGWLFRILIFATWVLPFAAPLLIGAVANSLVIKGACPACKRQFVGYKNQVIRCGSCGNTVWQPKSDFFSRDGRGGPSSSSKSEPEIIDVEFEEK, translated from the exons ATGGCGACAACGCTTCGGTGCCCGCAAGGAGCGGTACCGCTTCCGTGGAGGGGGAGAAGGCCCAACGGCGGCAGAGGCCCCCGCCATTGCCAGGTGCCGAACATCAAGGCGTTCCAGCGCAGCGACATAGGAAGCTTCGCGAAGGACGCGTGGCGGAGCGCCAACGACGGATTCGAGCGGTTCCTTTTTGAGGCGAAGAAGACCGCCGAGCGCCTCGACCGTCAGTACGCCCTCTCCCGCCGCTTTGACACAATCGCTCGCTCCGCCGTCGATCGCGCCAGAGAAATCGACAGAGAACTCGAGATTGGAACGCGCTGGCGCGCCTTCAGCGTGGATTTCAGCAGAAATTGGCCTAGG TACAGGAAGCAGCTTTCTGAATTCATGGAGGCCCCATTGGGAAGAAGCTTTGCG ACAATTTTCTTCCTGTGGTTTGCATTATCCGGATGGCTGTTTCGGATATTGATTTTCGCTACATGGGTTCTGCCGTTTGCTGCTCCTCTTCTCATCGGAGCAGTTGCCAACAGCCTTGTTATTAAG GGCGCTTGTCCGGCATGTAAGAGGCAATTTGTTGGTTACAAGAACCAAGTAATCCGCTGTGGAAGCTGTGGAAACACCGTGTGGCAGCCAAAATCAGACTTCTTCTCAAGAGACGGTAGAGGAGGCCCTTCTTCTTCGTCAAAGTCAGAGCCGGAGATTATTGATGTTGAATTTGAGGAGAAATGA